The Psychrobium sp. MM17-31 genome window below encodes:
- a CDS encoding HD domain-containing phosphohydrolase: MSIQDTERTLRLNLLLLDDEQDIINSLKRVLRKDYNIVSFNDGPSALEHMREHPVDIIISDMRMPVMNGAEFFTHAKEIQPHAIRILLTGYSDMETTIAAINDGGIYTYIGKPWENEELKLLLNKVSEHYLLKKQTRQLNEQLADANERLTQFNQTLEQKVADRTSALLQSKKKLSVALKSQNALLHDVLDMMSTTIEYRTGFGAGHNKRIAMQCKGIARYLGLDDAECRRIYLCGLLHEIGTVGLSDEVIAKVGVGTGKLDEEFMHHPVIGAQLVERVTRFGALKENILHQNENMDGTGVPDHLSGDDIPIGARIIRVVKDFDFLIAGKDNEQLMSVADAQAWLMSRADVWYDKVVVSALFSVMKERCEYGEDMEYSVGIEGLKVGDTLLEDLVLTNGNIMLTAGQEITAGMIEKLRVYEENYDTKITLFIA, translated from the coding sequence ATGAGCATACAAGATACTGAACGCACGCTTCGTTTGAATCTTCTGTTGCTTGATGACGAGCAAGATATCATCAATTCACTCAAACGTGTGTTGCGCAAAGATTATAATATTGTCAGCTTTAATGATGGCCCATCTGCGCTTGAGCACATGCGCGAACATCCCGTCGATATCATTATTTCCGATATGCGAATGCCGGTGATGAATGGCGCTGAGTTTTTTACCCACGCCAAAGAGATTCAGCCTCACGCGATCCGTATTCTACTTACCGGCTACAGCGATATGGAAACTACTATCGCTGCGATTAATGATGGTGGTATTTACACCTACATCGGCAAGCCGTGGGAAAATGAAGAGCTTAAACTGCTGCTCAATAAAGTATCAGAGCACTACCTCCTTAAAAAACAAACACGTCAACTAAACGAACAGTTAGCTGATGCTAACGAGCGCTTAACGCAGTTTAATCAAACGCTAGAGCAGAAAGTTGCCGACAGAACTTCAGCCTTATTGCAAAGTAAAAAGAAGCTGTCAGTTGCGCTTAAGTCGCAAAATGCATTGTTGCACGATGTGCTGGATATGATGTCGACGACCATTGAATATCGCACTGGATTTGGCGCAGGTCATAACAAGCGCATAGCGATGCAATGTAAAGGTATTGCGCGCTATCTCGGGCTTGATGATGCAGAATGTCGTCGCATTTATTTGTGTGGTTTATTGCACGAAATCGGCACCGTTGGTTTAAGTGATGAAGTGATTGCCAAGGTTGGCGTTGGGACTGGCAAGCTCGATGAAGAGTTTATGCATCATCCGGTTATTGGCGCGCAATTGGTGGAGCGGGTAACGCGCTTTGGTGCGCTGAAAGAAAATATTTTGCATCAAAATGAAAACATGGATGGCACTGGCGTTCCTGATCATTTGAGCGGTGATGACATTCCCATCGGTGCGCGAATTATTCGCGTGGTTAAAGATTTCGACTTCCTAATTGCAGGTAAAGATAATGAACAACTGATGTCGGTGGCAGATGCTCAAGCATGGCTGATGTCACGTGCTGATGTTTGGTATGACAAAGTCGTAGTTAGTGCGCTGTTTTCGGTAATGAAAGAGCGCTGTGAATACGGCGAAGACATGGAATATAGCGTTGGCATCGAAGGTTTAAAAGTCGGCGATACGCTGCTTGAAGATCTCGTGCTTACCAATGGCAACATTATGCTAACCGCAGGTCAGGAAATTACCGCTGGCATGATAGAAAAACTGCGGGTTTACGAAGAAAATTACGATACAAAAATAACCTTATTTATCGCCTAA
- a CDS encoding heme NO-binding domain-containing protein: protein MQGAIFTAFSDMIIEKMGMEQWNELIDKTSPQSKGIYTSGGQYEDSELINMVVALSEKTGIAAEKLVEAFGQYLFDILYKNSPVDVSKIDNLRDFLLSIEDVIHAEVKRLNPNSYLPSFQYEDGPNGELIMYYSSKRQLCHASIGLIFGAAKQFDEKIEIGHPQCMHDGADSCKLVVNFTG from the coding sequence ATGCAAGGTGCAATTTTTACTGCGTTTTCGGACATGATTATCGAAAAGATGGGCATGGAGCAATGGAACGAGCTCATTGACAAAACCAGTCCTCAGTCGAAAGGAATATATACCAGTGGTGGCCAATACGAGGATAGTGAATTAATCAATATGGTGGTGGCTCTGTCTGAAAAAACCGGAATCGCCGCCGAAAAATTGGTGGAAGCTTTCGGTCAGTATTTATTTGATATTCTTTACAAAAACAGTCCGGTCGATGTTTCTAAAATCGACAACTTGCGCGATTTTTTATTGTCGATTGAAGATGTTATTCACGCCGAAGTTAAGCGGCTTAATCCCAACTCTTATCTGCCGAGCTTTCAATACGAAGATGGGCCTAATGGCGAGCTAATTATGTATTACAGCTCTAAGCGTCAGTTGTGTCATGCCAGTATTGGCCTTATCTTTGGCGCGGCCAAGCAGTTCGATGAAAAAATAGAAATAGGTCATCCGCAATGCATGCACGATGGTGCCGACAGTTGCAAACTCGTTGTAAACTTTACGGGCTAA
- a CDS encoding ATP-binding protein: protein MSEENPYKAAYERERQARQMAESLLDDKTRTLYDNVVKLESTVAELEETQDKLVQSEKMASIGQLAAGVAHEINNPIGFSLSNLNTLSDYLQSILSLDKLVMSSLLALDNEQFSKQYQELRNEHDIDFIVEDIDSLVSDSVKGLNRVSAIVANLKKVSHSGELEKESCDINQLIDESLKVVWSELKYTMQVEKHFGEIPPVLCHGGEITQVLMNLFLNASYACEENGVLDIRTYQTNSHDRDWVIIKVQDNGKGMSPQVLKKIFDPFYTTKPVGVGTGLGLSVSFGIIDKHGGKISAHSEEGQGTTFTIVLPIDDVE, encoded by the coding sequence ATGAGTGAAGAAAACCCTTATAAAGCGGCATATGAGCGCGAGCGTCAGGCGCGTCAAATGGCTGAATCTTTGCTCGACGATAAGACTCGCACCTTATATGACAATGTTGTGAAGCTCGAAAGCACGGTTGCTGAGCTTGAAGAAACTCAAGACAAGCTCGTGCAATCGGAGAAGATGGCATCGATTGGTCAGCTCGCCGCTGGGGTTGCCCATGAAATTAACAATCCCATCGGTTTTAGCCTTAGTAACCTCAATACGCTGAGTGACTATCTGCAAAGTATTCTGTCGCTCGATAAACTTGTTATGAGTTCGCTGTTAGCATTAGATAACGAGCAATTTTCCAAACAATATCAAGAGTTGCGCAATGAGCATGATATCGACTTTATTGTGGAAGATATCGATTCCTTAGTCAGTGACAGTGTTAAAGGGCTTAATCGCGTGAGTGCTATCGTTGCTAATCTTAAAAAAGTCAGTCATAGCGGCGAGTTAGAAAAAGAATCTTGCGATATTAATCAGCTGATCGATGAATCTCTCAAAGTGGTTTGGAGTGAGCTTAAATACACCATGCAGGTAGAAAAGCATTTTGGCGAAATTCCACCTGTGCTTTGTCATGGCGGCGAGATTACCCAAGTGTTGATGAACCTGTTTTTAAATGCGTCGTACGCCTGTGAAGAAAACGGTGTGCTTGATATTCGGACCTATCAAACAAATAGCCATGATCGCGATTGGGTGATCATCAAAGTCCAAGATAATGGCAAAGGCATGTCGCCACAAGTGCTTAAGAAAATCTTCGATCCTTTCTATACCACCAAACCAGTTGGCGTTGGTACCGGGCTTGGCTTATCGGTGTCATTTGGCATTATCGATAAACACGGTGGCAAAATATCTGCGCATAGTGAAGAAGGGCAGGGAACAACTTTTACCATTGTCCTGCCCATCGATGATGTGGAATAG
- a CDS encoding glycosyltransferase family 2 protein, with protein sequence MNKPKFSVVIPLYNKEQHIIRTLNSIAKQSYAASEIIVVDDGSTDNGPQLVSECNIDNVTLVQQKNGGVSSARNTGISLTKHEFIAFIDADDQWLPLYLEEIANLVAKFPQAGVYATHYQVIEPGNKYVDAKVNLKDVDPTGTLLDDYFDVASKGDLPFTMSSITVRKSLVNNIGDFPLNEPMGEDQDFFVRAAMASDIAYSPSIQSLYHRDATNRACNLNVPHQECPFSIRVTNQAMQKNNSKHNRVTMLRYSAAHLCHIAKLNILGGQFARARALLKDPRCQLKPKHKYGLFIYSWLRQTQVAGAELLGRLKA encoded by the coding sequence ATGAACAAGCCTAAATTTAGCGTCGTTATTCCGCTTTATAACAAAGAACAACATATTATTAGAACCCTTAACAGTATTGCCAAACAGTCTTATGCGGCAAGTGAGATTATTGTGGTTGACGATGGTTCAACCGACAATGGCCCGCAGTTAGTGAGTGAATGTAACATCGACAATGTAACCTTGGTGCAGCAAAAAAACGGTGGTGTATCTAGTGCTAGAAACACCGGTATTTCGCTTACTAAACATGAGTTTATCGCCTTTATCGATGCCGACGATCAATGGCTGCCACTTTATCTTGAGGAGATTGCAAATTTAGTGGCTAAGTTTCCGCAAGCGGGTGTTTATGCCACTCACTATCAAGTTATTGAACCGGGTAACAAATACGTCGATGCCAAAGTGAATCTCAAAGATGTCGACCCAACGGGTACCTTGCTCGATGATTATTTTGATGTGGCGTCAAAAGGCGATCTACCATTTACCATGTCATCAATTACGGTGCGAAAATCACTAGTAAATAACATTGGTGATTTTCCATTAAACGAGCCTATGGGTGAAGACCAAGACTTTTTCGTCCGCGCAGCCATGGCCAGCGATATCGCCTATTCACCATCGATTCAATCGCTGTATCACCGCGACGCTACAAACCGCGCTTGTAATTTGAATGTTCCACATCAAGAGTGTCCGTTTAGCATTCGTGTGACCAATCAAGCGATGCAAAAAAACAACAGCAAACACAATCGTGTAACCATGCTTAGATACAGCGCAGCGCACCTTTGCCACATCGCTAAACTCAATATTTTAGGCGGTCAATTTGCGAGAGCGCGCGCGCTACTGAAAGATCCGCGTTGCCAGTTAAAACCTAAACACAAATATGGATTATTTATTTACTCATGGCTGCGCCAAACCCAAGTAGCTGGCGCTGAGTTACTGGGACGTTTGAAGGCCTAG
- a CDS encoding O-antigen ligase family protein — MATCTLNRNTAEEKLVWYAMVLTYPCFAIGALYVSGSVIGWMIFGVAMLRWYIKGIDNSAYLPSIVWLWIGGGLVLLLALFVAHANWDLGLGKTIKSTIGWAKGWALLPLFLFLGAMVNIKREIIIRAACIIAIHSLFFGVITIAAYIVKLPADLFVSPLKVVGGPGPDFFTVSLYGLNPETGMGRWRFFAPWAPAAGFMACMLFIFCSLEKNTRYRNWGIAGCVVMCLLSQSRAGWAIFIMLIPMLMFLGKMKSPLMLIVIGVITCLFLLAAEAIYDWIYTLYSDIKAARPDSTRVRSALANIAVQRWETEAPIWGHGIVERGPKIVEFMPIGTHHSWYGLLFVKGIVGLLALAIPLLFTALYLLLTSYHSPMSPSAFCMVMVLVCYSFFENLEILAYLYWPALLWIGMALNPKKSGARYAN; from the coding sequence ATGGCAACGTGCACACTTAATCGAAATACTGCTGAAGAAAAGCTAGTGTGGTATGCCATGGTGCTTACCTACCCTTGCTTTGCAATCGGTGCTTTATATGTCTCTGGCTCAGTGATTGGCTGGATGATCTTCGGCGTCGCCATGTTGCGCTGGTATATCAAAGGTATCGACAATTCAGCTTATCTACCTAGCATAGTCTGGCTATGGATTGGCGGTGGTTTAGTCTTATTACTCGCACTATTCGTTGCCCACGCTAACTGGGATTTAGGTCTTGGCAAAACCATTAAATCAACCATTGGCTGGGCCAAAGGCTGGGCATTGCTACCACTATTTCTTTTCTTAGGCGCTATGGTCAACATTAAGCGTGAAATCATTATTCGCGCCGCTTGTATTATCGCGATTCATTCATTGTTCTTTGGGGTAATTACCATCGCCGCTTATATCGTGAAGCTACCAGCAGATTTATTTGTATCGCCGTTAAAAGTGGTTGGTGGTCCGGGTCCTGATTTTTTCACCGTCAGTCTTTATGGCCTCAATCCTGAGACGGGCATGGGTCGCTGGCGCTTTTTTGCACCGTGGGCACCTGCAGCAGGATTTATGGCGTGTATGTTATTCATTTTCTGTAGCTTAGAGAAAAACACTCGCTATAGAAATTGGGGCATCGCAGGCTGTGTTGTGATGTGTCTACTATCACAATCACGCGCTGGCTGGGCCATTTTCATTATGCTAATTCCAATGCTGATGTTTCTTGGCAAAATGAAAAGCCCGCTAATGTTGATTGTTATCGGCGTAATAACCTGCTTATTTTTACTGGCGGCTGAAGCGATTTACGATTGGATTTACACCTTGTATTCAGACATTAAGGCCGCGCGTCCAGATTCTACGCGAGTACGCAGCGCGCTAGCCAACATTGCCGTGCAACGCTGGGAAACTGAAGCGCCAATTTGGGGACATGGCATTGTCGAACGTGGTCCGAAAATCGTTGAATTTATGCCAATTGGTACTCATCACAGCTGGTACGGTTTGCTGTTTGTCAAAGGCATTGTCGGGCTGCTCGCTTTAGCTATTCCACTTTTGTTTACAGCATTATATCTACTGCTCACAAGCTATCATTCGCCAATGTCGCCAAGTGCGTTTTGTATGGTGATGGTATTGGTGTGTTACTCATTTTTCGAGAACCTAGAAATTCTCGCTTACCTCTATTGGCCTGCACTGCTATGGATTGGCATGGCTTTAAACCCAAAAAAATCAGGAGCTCGCTATGCAAACTAA
- a CDS encoding polysaccharide pyruvyl transferase family protein gives MQTKRKINPLKQYDSHLVGYYGMQNSGDDALMYATLWGAKHIMQSKSISVGLYGMPKPELLVNRQLPLQQHQAFPGHNRLNQYRAAMQCERVIFGGGSVLHSESDINIKRHMMALSSRENSAAVGVSLGPFQSVAAEKACSQFLNECGFVGVRDQESLNIAQAIAPNANVKKTFDLAPLLLCNQMPSKRLNRCGVALALCPVAVTPHGDTNAKAERKRLMEICHLIERIYARTGEPIVLLTFNGHQELGDGQINQQIINYFGDKLPIIAKPYDANPMAVLQDLASYKAIVSMRLHGSIMGFLANTPVFSVNYHPKCVGWCEQVGMAQNYRFAAQDLDIDTLITELDAGLNNQFIAPTLPVSKALELALSNWSNHYEQA, from the coding sequence ATGCAAACTAAACGCAAAATAAACCCATTAAAACAATACGACAGCCACTTGGTTGGTTATTACGGTATGCAAAATAGCGGTGATGATGCTTTGATGTATGCGACGTTGTGGGGCGCTAAGCACATTATGCAAAGCAAAAGCATTAGTGTCGGACTTTACGGCATGCCAAAACCTGAGCTGTTAGTTAACCGTCAATTGCCACTGCAGCAGCATCAAGCATTTCCTGGTCACAACCGCTTGAATCAATATCGCGCGGCAATGCAATGTGAGCGTGTAATTTTTGGCGGTGGTTCGGTGCTACACAGCGAATCAGATATAAATATTAAACGTCATATGATGGCGCTTAGCAGCCGTGAAAATAGCGCTGCGGTTGGCGTAAGCTTAGGCCCGTTCCAATCAGTGGCCGCTGAAAAAGCCTGTAGCCAATTTCTCAACGAATGTGGTTTTGTGGGCGTTCGCGATCAAGAAAGTTTAAACATTGCACAAGCAATAGCGCCAAACGCGAACGTGAAAAAGACCTTTGATTTAGCGCCATTACTACTTTGCAATCAAATGCCGAGTAAGCGCCTTAATCGTTGTGGTGTTGCATTGGCACTGTGCCCTGTTGCCGTTACGCCACATGGTGATACAAACGCTAAAGCAGAGCGCAAACGCTTAATGGAAATTTGTCATCTGATTGAACGTATTTATGCCCGCACTGGCGAGCCGATTGTTCTTCTGACCTTCAACGGCCACCAAGAATTAGGTGACGGTCAAATCAATCAACAAATCATCAATTACTTTGGCGATAAACTGCCAATTATTGCAAAGCCGTACGATGCGAATCCAATGGCTGTATTGCAAGATTTAGCGAGCTATAAAGCGATTGTGAGTATGCGCCTTCACGGTTCAATTATGGGCTTTTTAGCAAACACGCCTGTATTTTCGGTGAACTATCACCCTAAATGCGTGGGTTGGTGTGAGCAGGTGGGTATGGCGCAGAATTATCGCTTTGCCGCGCAAGACCTAGACATCGACACCTTAATTACAGAATTAGATGCCGGACTAAACAATCAATTTATCGCACCAACGCTGCCTGTTAGTAAAGCGTTAGAGTTAGCGTTATCAAACTGGAGTAATCACTATGAACAAGCCTAA